One Platichthys flesus chromosome 14, fPlaFle2.1, whole genome shotgun sequence genomic region harbors:
- the LOC133968552 gene encoding protein-lysine 6-oxidase-like: MARSLLLLYVFQGLLPLICGQLRAAGPWRHRVQWQNNGQVYSLMSTGSEYQAPVRSRSQSRVYVSGRRDGTRSQMSGAHRGTMLVRTGQGESRVIRTDPGVEAGSYTSGRDGRPFVPVNAHASGARQQPERPQGTRAAGYPVARRLVPEQTNSINASTPGSSADFPGRRGGVRVDSPALRTAGGEPGPGAPQLRAVPQAVPILRQTGQSISGYPTALERESEGAAPAPAPSEDASSEATTNRDDMVNDDPRNPFKNHRNSVFYNLYPSRERAGAQRPPDSGYGTRYFHNGLPDLVPDPYAIQAGAYIQRMQMYALRCAAEENCLARSAYGPDVRDIDFRVLLRFPQKVKNQGTSDFLPVKPRYQWDWHSCHQHYHSMDAFSNYDLLDAITGRKVAEGHKASFCLEDTGCEPGFRRRYACTSHTQGLSPGCHDVYAANIDCQWIDITDVPPGNYILKVTVNPNFHVLESDFTNNVVRCDITYTGIYVQTRNCRVARG; this comes from the exons ATGGCGAGatcacttttacttttatacgtTTTCCAAGGACTACTTCCCCTCATCTGCGGGCAGCTGCGCGCGGCTGGGCCCTGGCGGCACCGGGTTCAATGGCAGAACAACGGACAGGTTTACAGTTTGATGAGCACTGGGTCAGAGTACCAGGCTCCGGTTCGCTCCAGAAGCCAGTCGAGGGTTTATGTGAGCGGCAGGAGGGACGGCACCAGGAGCCAGATGTCCGGAGCGCACAGAGGAACGATGCTTGTAAGAACAGGGCAGGGTGAGTCCAGAGTGATCAGGACCGATCCAGGTGTAGAAGCAGGGTCATATACGTCAGGGCGCGATGGTAGACCGTTCGTGCCGGTTAATGCTCATGCGTCAGGGGCCAGACAGCAGCCGGAGCGTCCTCAAGGAACAAGAGCTGCAGGTTATCCAGTTGCACGACGTCTTGTCCCTGAACAAACCAACAGCATCAACGCTTCTACACCGGGGTCTTCAGCTGATTTCCCCGGCAGAAGAGGAGGTGTGAGGGTGGACTCTCCTGCGTTGCGCACTGCTGGAGGAGAACCTGGACCTGGTGCACCACAGTTACGCGCGGTGCCACAGGCTGTTCCTATCCTCCGGCAGACAGGTCAATCCATCTCAGGATATCCCACAGCTTTGGAGAGAGAATCTGAAGGTGCCGCTCCGGCCCCTGCACCCTCAGAGGATGCTTCCAGCGAGGCGACCACAAACAGAGACGACATGGTTAACGATGACCCTCGAAACCCGTTTAAAAACCACAGGAATTCAGTTTTCTACAACTTGTATCCCAGCAGAGAGAGGGCAGGGGCGCAGCGTCCACCCGACTCGGGATATGGAACAAGATATTTCCATAATG GACTCCCCGACCTTGTGCCGGACCCGTATGCCATCCAAGCAGGTGCTTACATCCAACGCATGCAGATGTACGCGCTCCGCTGTGCAGCTGAGGAGAACTGTCTGGCCAG GTCAGCTTATGGACCCGATGTGCGAGACATCGACTTCAGAGTCCTCCTGAGGTTCCCCCAGAAAGTGAAGAATCAAGGTACCTCTGACTTCCTGCCCGTCAAGCCGAGATACCAGTGGGACTGGCACAGCTGTCACCA GCACTACCACAGCATGGACGCCTTCAGTAACTACGACCTGTTGGACGCCATTACTGGACGTAAAGTGGCCGAGGGACACAAGGCCAGTTTCTGCCTCGAGGACACCGGCTGTGAACCTGGATTCAGGCGGCGCTATGCCTGCACATCCCACACACAG ggcCTGAGCCCAGGATGTCACGACGTCTACGCAGCCAACATCGACTGTCAGTGGATCGACATCACTGATGTTCCTCCAGGAAACTATATCCTGAAG GTCACTGTCAATCCCAATTTCCACGTCTTGGAGTCGGACTTCACCAACAACGTAGTGAGATGTGATATCACGTACACAGGAATTTATGTTCAGACGCGGAACTGCCGAGTAGCAAG GGGTTGA